CTTGTGCGAATGGAGAGAATTTACAACCGATACGGAGACATATTCCAAAGAGATGTTTGAAACGCTCGTTAATGATGAATTTGAAGCCATGATGTTTGAAGAAAATTGTAACACTCCATCATATATTTGGACGGTAAATCATGTTTGTATTATTAAACAGAACGCCAAATTGTATAGTGATATTTCGATTACAAAGATTCCAAGAAATCCAGTATGTGAGTAATTTTTGTGACATAGTTTGATCAATAATTCACAAAATAATAGACTGTTCATTAAAACAAAACACCAAATTGTACAGTGAGGCTTCGATTACAAAGATTCCAAGAAATAAAGTGTGTGAATAACTATTTTTTTGTTACATCATGCTCAATATTTCACAAAAAACTAAAGTACTTATATTTAATTACCTAATGCCCATCCACATATGTTTTTCTAAAAAATGAAACGAGGATTTAATCAAGGAGGAATCAAAATGGCAACAGCTGAAAAAAAGCAGCAAAGTGTTGAAACAGTCATTGATGAATTAGTGAACAATGGTCAAAAGGCATTAACGGAATTTTTGACGTACGATCAGGAACAGGTAGACAGAATCGTCAAGAAGATGGCATTAGCGGGACTCGAACAACATATGCCACTTGCTAAAATGGCGGTCGAGGAAACAAAACGTGGCGTTTACGAAGACAAGATCATTAAAAATCTATTCGCGACCGAGTACGTGTACAACAACATTAAATATGATAAAACAGTCGGAATTGTCGAGGAGCATGAGCAAGAAGGTGTCATTCACATTGCCGAACCAGTAGGTGTTGTAGCAGGTGTAACACCGGTCACAAACCCAACGTCAACAACGATGTTTAAGGCTTTAGTTGCCATTAAGACACGAAACCCAATTATTTTCGCTTTTCATCCCTCCGCACAAAAATCAAGCAGTGAAGCGGCAAAAACACTTCGTGAGGCAGCGATTGAAGCAGGCGCACCTGAACATTGTATCCAATGGATTGAAGTTCCGTCCATTAAAGCAACACAGGAGCTGATGAATCATACAGGTGTCGCACTCGTACTAGCAACCGGCGGAGCTGGGATGGTGAAATCAGCTTACAGCACAGGAAAGCCAGCATTAGGCGTTGGACCTGGGAATGTTCCTTGTTATATTGAAAAAACAGCAAGTGTTAAACGCGCTGTGAACGACTTAATCTTATCGAAAACCTTTGATAACGGAATGATTTGTGCTTCTGAGCAAGCCGTCATCGTCGATAAGGAGATTTATGAACCTGTAAAACAGGAAATGCTGTACAATGGTTGTCATGTTTTAACTGAGACAGAAAAGCGCAAGGTTGAAAAGCTAGTCATAAATGAAGAAGCATGTGCTGTTAATGGAGAGATTGTTGGTCTTCCAGCCTATGAAATTGCGAAAAAAGCAGGTGTTAATGTTCCTGCAAATACGAAGATTTTAATTGCAGAATTAACGGCCGTTGGTCCAGATCATCCCCTTTCAAGAGAAAAGTTGAGTCCGGTATTGGCCATGTATCAAGTGAATAGCTCAGAGGAAGGGCTTGAGCGTGCAGAGCAAATGCTAGAGTTCGGAGGCCTTGGACACTCAGCGGTGATTCATTCAGAAAGTGAAGCCATGATTCAAGCGTTCGGGATGAGAATGAAAGCCGGAAGAATCATTACAAATGCTCCTTCATCTCAAGGTGCAATTGGCGACATTTATAATGCGTATCTGCCGTCTCTGACTCTCGGCTGCGGATCATATGGGAAAAACTCTGTCTCCTCAAACGTCAGTGCGGTCCACCTTTTAAATATAAAACGAATTGCGAGAAGGAATGTGAATATGCAGTGGTTTAAAGTTCCACCAAAAGTATACTTTGAAAAGTATTCTACTCAGTATTTATCAAAAATGCCAAATATCTCAAAAGTCTTTATTGTAACTGACCCTCACATGGTTAACTTGGGCTATGTTGATAAGGTCTTATACTATTTAAGGAAACGCGCGGACTATGTTCACGCTGAAATTTTCTCAGATGTCGAGCCAGATCCTTCGATTGAAACGGTCATGAAGGGCGCTGAGAGAATGAGGAAGTTTCAACCTGATTGTATTATTACACTTGGCGGAGGGTCAGCAATGGATGCAGCGAAAGGGATGTGGCTCTTCTATGAACATCCGGATGCTGATTTTAAAGGCATGAAACAAAAGTTTTTAGACATTCGTAAACGCGTATTTAAGTATCCGAAACTAGGAGAGAAAGCTCAATTTGTCGCGATTCCAACGACTTCCGGTACCGGTTCTGAGGTGACGTCGTTCTCGGTCATAACGGATAAACAAACGAACACGAAATATCCGTTAGCTGACTATGAACTAACCCCTGATGTAGCAATTGTCGATCCACAGTTTGTCATGACGGTACCAAAGGATGTAACAGCAGATACCGGAATGGATGTGCTAACGCATGCGATTGAGGCGTATGTTTCCAACATGGCCAATGACTACACAGATGGCCTTGCAATTAAAGCAATTCAGCTGATTTTTGAGTACTTGCCAACAGCGTACCACAATGGAAGCGATGAGTTAGCAAGAGAGAAGGTTCATAACGCCTCGACGATTGCAGGTATGGCCTTTGCTAACGCATTCCTAGGTATCAACCATAGTTTGGCACATAAGCTAGGGGCGGAATTCCATATTGCACATGGAAGGTCTAACACGATTCTCCTGCCTCATGTTATTCAATATAATGCCGAGCGTCCAACAAAATTTGCAGCATTTCCAAAATATGAGTATTTCCAAGCGGACAAAAAGTACGCAGAAATTGCAAAGGCAATTGGGTTACGGGCAGAAACGACAGAAGAAGGTGTACAAAGTCTCATTAAAGCGATCATCTCCCTAGCAGAAAACATGAATATGCCGACAAGCATTGCTGCGTGCGGAATTGATAAGAAAGCTTTTGAAGCGAAGGTTGACGAGCTCGCTGACCTTGCCTTTGAAGATCAATGTACACCGGCAAACCCAAAAATGCCGCTCGTTACAGAGCTTGCTGAGATTTATCGAAAGGCATACAAGGGAACAAGCGCGATCAAATCATAATGTTGTGACGTGTCACATGCTCTCTTATATGAAGGGTTGCGAGATTTTCGCATAACTCCACAGCGGTCTAACAGAGTGATGTGGTGCTATAAAACAATAGGCTCGGCTTCTGTTGAACCGAGCCTACCTTTAAAGTAATGAAAGGTGGAAAGGATATGATCGTTTTGAAACAATGGGAAGCTCTCGGCTTTCTCTACAAGCTAACTCATATGTGAAACCACCTGCGAAAGGAAAAGTCAAACACGTGAAGCAAATGCTCACACGTGAAATTGAAACGTCACAAAAAGAAATGAGTATACGATGATGAAAAAAAAAATTAAAAACCGTTGGCTGATTGCATTATCAGCTGTCGGTATTCATATATCAATCGGTTCAGTTTATGCATGGAGTGTTTTTACACAGCCATTAATGAATCAATTTGGCTGGAGCATGCAGCAAGTATCTTTAACGTTTAGTATTGCAATCTTATTTTTAGGTTTATCAGCAGCGTTTATGGGTCACTTTGTCGAGAAGTACGGTCCTAGGAAATCTGGAACCATAGCCTCTATTTTTTTCGGTGTGGGAATTGCAGGTTCCGGCTTGGCGATGATGACCGAGTCTATTATGCTTTTATATCTTTTTTATGGAGTGTTTGGCGGTATCGGTCTTGGCGTAGGCTATATTTCACCAGTATCGACATTAGTGAAGTGGTTTCCAGATCGTAGAGGAATGGCAACAGGTCTTGCTATTATGGGATTTGGCTTTGCAGCGATGATCAGTAGCCCAATCATGGCTCGTCTCATTGAATCTGTCGGACTTGCCAATACGTTCTTCGTTCTTGGGGCTATCTATTTTATTGTTATGTTTAGCTCGTCGCAATATTTAGCACCACCTCCAAAAGGGTGGATGGCTGATCATATTGAGAATGTTAGTGAGAAGAAGGGGCTTTTCAAAAAGGCACTTCCAGTAAACCTCTCTTCCTTAACAGCAAATGAAGCTGTTAAAACAAAACGTTTTTGGGCGCTATGGACCATGTTATTTATAAATGTCACCTGTGGAATCGCGATCATTTCAGTAGCCTCGCCGATGGGGCAGGAAATTACCGGTATGTCTGTGATAACTGCTGCGACAATGGTCGGGGTTATGGGTGTCTTTAACGGTGTCGGCAGAATTGGATGGGCTTCGATATCAGACTATATCGGCCGACCTAACGTGTATACGTTATTTTTTGGCATCCAAATCGTTGCATTTTTGACACTGCCACTCGTAACGAATGTGTTAATGTTCCAAATCCTTCTCTTTATTATTTTAACTTGCTACGGAGGGGGATTTGCTTCAATCCCTGCCTACATTGGAGACTTGTTTGGAACAAAACAGCTAGGTGCAATCCATGGCTACATTTTAACTGCTTGGGCAGCAGCTGGACTCAGCGGGCCGCTTCTAGTGGCATGGATTCGTGAGATGACGAACAGCTATACAGCTACTCTATATTTGTTTGTCGCCCTCTTTGTCATTGCATTTGCTGTGTCGTTGTACATTCGAGTAGATATTGCCCGTTTGAAAAAACAACAGCAGACGTCTGAAAAAAAACGTTATGCTGTAGCTCAATAAGAACGTACACCAAAAAAAGCACATCAATCGTTTTATACGGTTGGTCGTGCTTTTTTTTGATTCGGGGCGGGGGCGTAGACGGTTGGAAGAGGTTAATTTATAAATATTTAAGGCTGAGGATGTGGGAATACAGTCTATTTTGTTTGTTTAAAGTTAGTATTTACGATGGTGGTTGTCTGACCTTAGTTTTTCGCTTTGTAATTAGAGATTTCTCGAAGATTGAACCCTACAAAATCGAAGCAGCTTCAGCTGAAGCAGGTTCAAACTTGTACGGTTCAATTCATGAATAAACGAGAGGTAAAGCGAATACGAGAGGCTGGAAATTGAATAAAAATACACACCTAAAAAATATTCATAATTTTAAAATTAGGAAGATATATAGTTAGTGCACAGCAACTAGCGGATTAGTCTGGACCATGGACTATCCGTTTAAGGTTGTAATTGTTCGTTGTTTCGTATATTATATAAAACGTAATTATTACGATTTATATAGTGGGAGGGTGATTATATGTACGATTGGATTATTATAGGTGGAGGGGTACATGGGTGTACTGTCGCTAATTTTTTAATACAGAGTGGAAAGACAACCACAGATAAGTTAAAAATCATAGACCCTAACCCCGAACCATTATATAAATGGAAGAGAAATACTCAGTTAATAGGAATGGAATATCTTCGCTCTCCCTCTGTTCACCATATCGATATGGACCCCTTAGGTTTGGAGAAGTATGCCAAAAAAACAAACGAGGAAAAAGTGTTCTATGGACCATATGATAGGCCTTCATTGCACTTATTCAACGAACATTGTGATATCACGTTAGATAGAATCAATTTACAAAAGTCTTGGCTTCAAGGGAAAGTCAATCATGTTTCAAAGGAAAAGGGGAGTTGGAGAGTCCATACGGTAAATGGTGAAGTTATTTTTGGGAAAAATATTGTCATTGCTATTAGCGTAAATAATCAACTGAATATTCCTGGTTGGGTGAAATCACTTCATTCAGGTAAGCTACCAATACACCACATCTATGATGAGAATGTCAGTGATTTGAATACATTTTCGCCCCCTATTACAGTTATAGGTGGCGGAATTACTGCTGCACACTTAACCATTAAATTATCTAGACTATATCCAGGTAAAGTTACTTTATTGAAAAGACACCCGTTTAGAGTTGAATCATTTGATAGTGACCCTGGGTGGTTAGGACCGAAGTTCATGTCCTATTTTAAGGGAATAAAAGACTTCGAAAAACGACGTATTTTAATCAACCAAGCGAGACATAAAGGCTCTTTACCAAAGGATTTATATAAAAAGTTAATCCGGTTAGATAAGGAAAAAAAGATTAATATAATCGATGGCGAAGTTCAAGGTGGTTCCGTAATAAATAATAAAGAAATAAAGCTAACATTAAATGATGGGTATAACATCGTTAGTCATACTGTATTATTAGCAACTGGATTTATTCCTCATAGGCCAAATGATGAATGGCTAACAAATCTAATAAAACAAGAGCAGTTACAGTGTGCCAAATGTGGATATCCAATTATTCAACCTTCCTTAGAGTGGTGTAAACATTTATACGTATCAGGACCATTAAGCGAATTGGAAATAGGTCCAGTCGCAAGAAATATTTCTGGAGCTAGGAAAGCAGCAGAACGGATTGTACGCAGTATATCCTGAAAATCGAAATGATGATGATTATCATGACAATATCTGTTGTATTATCTCAAAGTGGAACTGGATATTTTATGGTAAGATAAGGTGATCATGTAAATGATTTGGTAGTAGAAAGTATTTTACGAATTTGATAGAAACATTTAAACAGAAATTGTGGAGGTTTATATGTATCTCATTTTATTCATCATCTTATTATTGATTAGCATTGGCTGTTATGCGGAAGGCAAAGCGGAACGAAAAGGGGTAAAACTCACGCTTAGCATCACTTCAGCGTTGATGCTCTCGTTTATGATAGAAGCAACGGCTTATAGTTTAGCCGCCTCAAACACCATAGAAGGAATGCCACTTATGGTAGCTTATTTTGCGTTACCTACGACCATTTTTTTCACGTTCCAGCTTCTTTTGTATGATATCAAGGTATTCAGTGACTAGAATTGTGAGGTCGTTTATTATAACAGGCATCCATTTATAAATATTTAAAGGCTGTATATGTGGTTATACAGTCTTTTTTGCTTTTTACATGTTTATATATACGATTACAGTTGTCTGACCTTTGTTTTTCGCGTGTTAATTCGTGCCTTCTCTGTCGTTTAACCCTACAAAATCGAAGCAGCTTCAGCTGAAGCAGGTTCAAATGTGTACGCTTCAATTCATGAATAAACGGGAGGAAAAACGAATGCGAGTGAAGTTGGAATGAATAAAAATACAAACCTGCACCGTATGCCAATAAAGTTACCAAAATATGCACACGATGAATGGTATGATAATATTAATAACTTAAATTTTTGTCGAGGCAGGTGAGTGGCATTGGGGTTAACGTTCCATATTGACGATTATTCTGTAAATATTGATGGAATGGTGGTCAAATTGCTTAGAAAGGAATACTTGCTGCTTCAATATTTACATGAGTACGTAAACAAGGCATTGTCCCGTCAGCAGCTTCTTGATGCAGTATGGCCATTGCAAGTTCCTTCTGACAGAACTGTAGATGATCATATTTACCGGTTAAGAAAAAAACTTAAGCCGCTTAGCCACCTTATAAAAATAGAAACAGTTAAAGGCTATGGATACAAACTTGTTTTTACCGAACAAAGTAGAACAACGACGCTTCCTTTCAGTCAGGATCAAGAAATCCGCAAACTAACAGAAAACTTAATATATAAATATCACCTTTATGGACAGGGAGAAGCGATACATCAGTTATTGGACAAAAATACATTCGGACTACAGCTTGATGAGGAACAGGAGGCCACACTTCATTTTTTACAAGGGGATTTCATAACGCTCCTTCGCTCGTCGCTTCCGTTTGAGAAGAGAGCTTTTCCATTACTCGGCTTGGACGTTTTGCTTGAAGACGACGTTGAAAAAATGCAGAAAACCTTGATCAAATACGAGCAATCCCAGAATATAGCTGAACCTTGGTATCATGAAGACATCGGTCTTTTTCGAATTTTAATTGATATTAAATCAGATAGGTTGAAGGAAGCACACGCTAGGCTTGTGGAATCCAATGAACGGATTACGACCGACATGCCAGGGTTCTATGGGTTTTACCAAGTATGGTGGCTGTTATATGCGCTTTGTGCAAAGAATCATAAGCTCGCGGAAGAAAAAATCGAAACGTTGGAACAGTTTTTCGAAAAGCAGTCATTTCAAAGGGAGTATGGGTTATTCTTGTTACTAAAAGGTTACTATTTACTGCAAAGAAAGCAACGTACTAAAGCGCTCGACTTGATTTCGCAGTCGTTTACCATTATTGAAAAAACAAAGTTTGCGATGCATATGCTCGTTACGCTGTTTGTCGCAGAAAAATTAACAACCATCTATCACGATAAAGAGGCCGCGGAGATGGTTTGGCTAAAAAAAGAAGAAGTAAATGAACGTTATAGGTTGTCGGAAGTAAAGAAGTTAATAAAAAAAGAATTTGATGAAAATCTCTGATATTCCTCTGACATTGGTGCGGTACCCTTAAACAAAATCACATATTTGTTGAAGGGATGAGGCATTAATGGAAGAACGTATAAATTCGAAAGAGCCTACAATTTGGCAAAATAAAATTTTCATGAAGCTGTTTGCTTCTTATTCTGTTTCAATGCTAGGTCATTGGTTTGACATGGTCGCGATTATTATTTTATTTAGTTATGTGTGGCACACAAGTCCACTCGTGATCGCATTGATTCCTGTCGCATTTGCTTTGCCGCAAGTACTGTTCGGTCAAATTGCTGGAGTATTGACAGACAAATTTCATAAAGTAAAAATTATGATGATCTCCGATTTCACGACAGCAGTACTGACAGTCTTGCTTTTATTTACAAATACACCGTGGATCGCGTTAGTGATTATTTCATTAAGATCGGCAGTCAATGTCGTTCACAGTCCGGCACAACAAGGACTTATCAAACTTGTGGTAGAAGAGAGGCTAATTTTGAAGGCGGTGACACTAAACGGGACGGTCAATCATCTTTCGAAAATTATTGGACCATTTGTTGGTGCAACACTCATCGGTTTTGTTTCGCCAAAGCTTTGTATTTTAATTAATGCAATCGCGTTTACCATTTCAGCATTTATCTTGCTATTCATTTTGCTTAATAAAGAGATGGCAGAACAAACAACGGTAAAAAAAGATGATGAGACTCAGAAAAGCAGTTTTTGGTCATCGTGGCGGGAAGGCTGGAGCGTTGTCTTAAGAACACGGGTTCTTTATGTAAGCTTAACTGCGGTCTTTCTCGGATTTACAGCGCTGCAAATGGTCGACTTCCAATTTCCAGTGCTGTTCAGAGAGATTGCCCCACATTTACCTGAAATCGCCGGCTGGTTAATGGGTGCCACTGGCCTAGGTGCTGTAACGATGATTATGATTTTAAATCGTTTTAAGACCTTGACCCATTACGGGTGGCTCTTTGGCGCAAGTATGCTGCTGATTGGTGCTGCATTCGGCGGTCTCGGTTTTTTGCGAGAGGGATTCATGATTTGGATACCTGTTGCACTTGGCTTTGTCGGCGGTCTCGGTGTCGGTTTGTTAACAATAACGTTCCAGTTCATGATCCAAACCGAAACGACCGACAAGGATATCGGACGTGTATCTGGAATTGCCAGCTCCGTGATCAGCTTGACCGTATTAATATCTCCGTTGGTCGGTGGTTTTCTTGTACAGCAATTTGGTGTGGTTGCCATTCTTCTCACAAGTGGAACGTCTTTAGTGGTGCTCGGTACAATATTAGTTATAGGCGATTCTTCGTTATTTAAAAGGGGAGATGCTTCGAAAGAACAGCTCCCATTAGCGATAGAGAAGTAATAAATACATTAGGGAATATTTACGGTATGTGGTCTTCCTTAAGGGGAGGCCACTATTTTTTGATAATAATGCAGCGGTTTACGTCGAAGGTTTTTCGTATTAAGGGAGAGGCTTTCAGTGTGAGGTTGTCTGACCTTTGTTTTTCACAACGTAATTCGCGATTTCTCTGGGATTAAACCCTACAAAATCGAAGCAGCTTCAGCTGAAGCAGCTTCAGCTGAAGCAGGTTCAAACGTGTAGGCTTCAATTCATGAATAAACGGGAGATTTGACGAATAATAAAGACCCAAAAATGAATAAAATTCCACTCTCTACATAAAGAGAAAAAAGCCGATCTAATACATGTAAAAAGGTCTGAGACCCGAATGAGTCATTTGTCGGAATTTGTCTATATATCTTCCTATTTTTCAAAACATATAATATAATTCTCATTAGTCTTTGTACGTATTTAAGTGTAATGAAATGATAATGGCAAAACTATGGAAATATAGTGACGCAAAGCTAGAGGGGCTAAAGCAATGAGCAATGCCAGCCAGCTACCGTTTCAGGATAATGCATCCTGTATGGTTCGGGGTGTATTTTTTTATATTCATCTAGACGCTGACTATACATTGATCATGTTAGATAAAGAGGGAATTCGATGAAGAAAATTAAAGTTGATCATCTAGAATGTGCAGCGATCAGGATCAGTTACGAACCTTCGTGTAAAATGTGTAATAAGCAATTTTCACATCAAGAAATTTGTTATCGCATCCCGATACACGCTCCGTTCATCGTGTGTACGAAATGTAGTGAGAGTTTTAATATGAAAGAAGTTAGAGTTTATTGGGATAGAGAGGCTGATTGAAGGCAACCATTGTCTCTTTCAATCTATAATTTTTTGAAAATATAAAATACGACTATCTATTTCCACTTAATCATATTCATTTACATAACTGAATCAATTTCAAAATTCCGTTTCCTAAGTTAGCTGAAGGCAAGCCCTCGGGAAAGCGTCCTCCTGAAGTGAAGTTCACGCTCGTCATTCGGAATTAGGCATCATATTTTGAGTTATGAAATTAATTCAACTAATACGGTTTCTAAAAAAAGTTGATGGAAGGAGAAAGCAAATGTATAAAGTCGATCCTAACGTAAAAGAAATGCTAGCTTTACCTGACCAAACAACGGAGGAACTAAAAGAAAAGTATCAGTACTTAGTGAAAGAGCTTGCATTTGCAAGGAATGCGTATGAATTTGAAAAGGCTTCTGAGATTAAAACAGAGATGGTTTACATGATCGAAGAATTAAAGGTTCGAAAAAAAATGAAAAATCATAGATTCATTGTTTTAAATTTTGAAAATCGGTCAACACTAATAAAGAATCATTTTGAGACGAATCATCAGGATCATTAAAAGTATTATCGTTGTCAACATTGTTATTTTGGGTTAATTTGTTGTACGATAATGCTGTGTATGAAACAAGGTAAATATTCGAAAAATGAAGGAGAGAGAGAAACATGAACAAAACAGAATTAATTAACGCAGTAGCAGAGAAGGCAGAATTCACGAAAAAGGATGCAACAACAGCTGTAGACGCAATCTTCGAAACTATTACAGAGTCTTTACAAAAAGAAGAGTCTGTACAACTTATCGGATTTGGAAACTTTGAAGTACGTGAGCGTTCGGCTAGAAAAGGTCGTAACCCTCAAACTGGGGAAGAAATCGAAATCCCAGCTTCTAAAGTACCAGCATTCAAACCAGGTAAAGCATTAAAAGATTCAGTAAAATAAGTCAAAGTAGCTTAAATGTTTCATAGACAAAGTAAAAAAGAGAACTCCGCCATTGGTGGAGTTCTTTTTTTACAGATTAAGGACTTGCACTAAAGCATAAGTGCTTCTATGTAAGCACATTTCGCTTACTAAGAGATAAGCCAAGTTTTATTTAAACGTAAAGAGCCTTTTTGGTTAAATTAGTGGTCACTGAGTTTCTTTAGACGAAATATGCACAAAGCGGTAAAAGTTAGACAAAATCAATATCCTCCGAGCAAATAGTAGTGCCGATTCTTCGCATTCTATGAAAGAAATTGTTTAACGATTCTTAAAAAGTGACAATTTCTACATGCTACAATGGGTGCAAACCGAGAGCGGACAAACTATTTAAGGGGATGTTACATATGTTGAGCAGTGAAAAAAGAAATGAAAGCAACTACACAATGGTGTATTATATCTTAGTTAGTTTAACGATGACCTATGCTATTTATAATTACTTTCATGTGTACGTATGGACGATGGGCTTTCAACCGGTCGAATTTTTGGTAAAACCGTTGATCGTCTTCCCTGCTGTTCTCTTATTGATGATCCTATTCGTGAAATGGACAAGTTATGCATTCAGTCGTATGAAAGATTTTTATATCACTACAAAGCAGTGGGCGAGTCATATTTACTTTCATGATGCAAAGGAAGAAAATGAGTGGAAAATTTATTCTGCTATCTCTACTACGATCATGAGCATGGTTTTAACATATGCAGTTTTTAACTTATTAAATATACATGTGTGGGCGATTGCTTTTAATCCAATCGATTATATACTGAAACCGTTTCTAATTTTTCCAGCTGCAGTCTTATTACTTACATTGTTTATGCAGTGGACAAGCAATGCATTAAACGATATAAAGGAAATCTTGATTATTAAAAGAGGGAAATTCATCTTTTTCCCTAGCTTAGCAAAAAGCCTTCCTATTCAAATTATTGACCATAGTTTTTTAGAGGAATATGACCCAAGTGGTAATGTGCTTGTTGATATGCGGATGAAAGATATGGAAGCTCTTCCTTTTGACGATAATGTTGATATTGTCAAACTGTACAATGATGACCATCACGTTGATGTACCATCCTTAGTTGAGCGTGCCAATCGATTGATCAAGGAAACAGCATTACGGAACAAGCCAATCACGTTTATCGTTGATAGTAAGCGGGACAGGAGCCGGACAATCTCAAAAATATGGCTCAGACTTATCCGAAATCCAAATGCCAAATCTGCAAAAGAGGATATTCATACAATATCTCAGTTAGTATATTAATGAGTAAAAACCCCACT
The Bacillus shivajii DNA segment above includes these coding regions:
- the adhE gene encoding bifunctional acetaldehyde-CoA/alcohol dehydrogenase, with product MATAEKKQQSVETVIDELVNNGQKALTEFLTYDQEQVDRIVKKMALAGLEQHMPLAKMAVEETKRGVYEDKIIKNLFATEYVYNNIKYDKTVGIVEEHEQEGVIHIAEPVGVVAGVTPVTNPTSTTMFKALVAIKTRNPIIFAFHPSAQKSSSEAAKTLREAAIEAGAPEHCIQWIEVPSIKATQELMNHTGVALVLATGGAGMVKSAYSTGKPALGVGPGNVPCYIEKTASVKRAVNDLILSKTFDNGMICASEQAVIVDKEIYEPVKQEMLYNGCHVLTETEKRKVEKLVINEEACAVNGEIVGLPAYEIAKKAGVNVPANTKILIAELTAVGPDHPLSREKLSPVLAMYQVNSSEEGLERAEQMLEFGGLGHSAVIHSESEAMIQAFGMRMKAGRIITNAPSSQGAIGDIYNAYLPSLTLGCGSYGKNSVSSNVSAVHLLNIKRIARRNVNMQWFKVPPKVYFEKYSTQYLSKMPNISKVFIVTDPHMVNLGYVDKVLYYLRKRADYVHAEIFSDVEPDPSIETVMKGAERMRKFQPDCIITLGGGSAMDAAKGMWLFYEHPDADFKGMKQKFLDIRKRVFKYPKLGEKAQFVAIPTTSGTGSEVTSFSVITDKQTNTKYPLADYELTPDVAIVDPQFVMTVPKDVTADTGMDVLTHAIEAYVSNMANDYTDGLAIKAIQLIFEYLPTAYHNGSDELAREKVHNASTIAGMAFANAFLGINHSLAHKLGAEFHIAHGRSNTILLPHVIQYNAERPTKFAAFPKYEYFQADKKYAEIAKAIGLRAETTEEGVQSLIKAIISLAENMNMPTSIAACGIDKKAFEAKVDELADLAFEDQCTPANPKMPLVTELAEIYRKAYKGTSAIKS
- a CDS encoding L-lactate MFS transporter, which encodes MKKKIKNRWLIALSAVGIHISIGSVYAWSVFTQPLMNQFGWSMQQVSLTFSIAILFLGLSAAFMGHFVEKYGPRKSGTIASIFFGVGIAGSGLAMMTESIMLLYLFYGVFGGIGLGVGYISPVSTLVKWFPDRRGMATGLAIMGFGFAAMISSPIMARLIESVGLANTFFVLGAIYFIVMFSSSQYLAPPPKGWMADHIENVSEKKGLFKKALPVNLSSLTANEAVKTKRFWALWTMLFINVTCGIAIISVASPMGQEITGMSVITAATMVGVMGVFNGVGRIGWASISDYIGRPNVYTLFFGIQIVAFLTLPLVTNVLMFQILLFIILTCYGGGFASIPAYIGDLFGTKQLGAIHGYILTAWAAAGLSGPLLVAWIREMTNSYTATLYLFVALFVIAFAVSLYIRVDIARLKKQQQTSEKKRYAVAQ
- a CDS encoding HU family DNA-binding protein — protein: MNKTELINAVAEKAEFTKKDATTAVDAIFETITESLQKEESVQLIGFGNFEVRERSARKGRNPQTGEEIEIPASKVPAFKPGKALKDSVK
- a CDS encoding FAD-dependent oxidoreductase — its product is MYDWIIIGGGVHGCTVANFLIQSGKTTTDKLKIIDPNPEPLYKWKRNTQLIGMEYLRSPSVHHIDMDPLGLEKYAKKTNEEKVFYGPYDRPSLHLFNEHCDITLDRINLQKSWLQGKVNHVSKEKGSWRVHTVNGEVIFGKNIVIAISVNNQLNIPGWVKSLHSGKLPIHHIYDENVSDLNTFSPPITVIGGGITAAHLTIKLSRLYPGKVTLLKRHPFRVESFDSDPGWLGPKFMSYFKGIKDFEKRRILINQARHKGSLPKDLYKKLIRLDKEKKINIIDGEVQGGSVINNKEIKLTLNDGYNIVSHTVLLATGFIPHRPNDEWLTNLIKQEQLQCAKCGYPIIQPSLEWCKHLYVSGPLSELEIGPVARNISGARKAAERIVRSIS
- a CDS encoding MFS transporter — protein: MEERINSKEPTIWQNKIFMKLFASYSVSMLGHWFDMVAIIILFSYVWHTSPLVIALIPVAFALPQVLFGQIAGVLTDKFHKVKIMMISDFTTAVLTVLLLFTNTPWIALVIISLRSAVNVVHSPAQQGLIKLVVEERLILKAVTLNGTVNHLSKIIGPFVGATLIGFVSPKLCILINAIAFTISAFILLFILLNKEMAEQTTVKKDDETQKSSFWSSWREGWSVVLRTRVLYVSLTAVFLGFTALQMVDFQFPVLFREIAPHLPEIAGWLMGATGLGAVTMIMILNRFKTLTHYGWLFGASMLLIGAAFGGLGFLREGFMIWIPVALGFVGGLGVGLLTITFQFMIQTETTDKDIGRVSGIASSVISLTVLISPLVGGFLVQQFGVVAILLTSGTSLVVLGTILVIGDSSLFKRGDASKEQLPLAIEK
- a CDS encoding winged helix-turn-helix domain-containing protein, with protein sequence MGLTFHIDDYSVNIDGMVVKLLRKEYLLLQYLHEYVNKALSRQQLLDAVWPLQVPSDRTVDDHIYRLRKKLKPLSHLIKIETVKGYGYKLVFTEQSRTTTLPFSQDQEIRKLTENLIYKYHLYGQGEAIHQLLDKNTFGLQLDEEQEATLHFLQGDFITLLRSSLPFEKRAFPLLGLDVLLEDDVEKMQKTLIKYEQSQNIAEPWYHEDIGLFRILIDIKSDRLKEAHARLVESNERITTDMPGFYGFYQVWWLLYALCAKNHKLAEEKIETLEQFFEKQSFQREYGLFLLLKGYYLLQRKQRTKALDLISQSFTIIEKTKFAMHMLVTLFVAEKLTTIYHDKEAAEMVWLKKEEVNERYRLSEVKKLIKKEFDENL